One region of Pantanalinema sp. genomic DNA includes:
- a CDS encoding NAD(P)-dependent oxidoreductase, with amino-acid sequence MNIALIGATGFVGTQVLEEALRRGHRVTAIVRHPEKLPRHANLTPTAVDVFDAQALAKALEGTEAVVSAFNPGWGTPDIQARFIAGSRAITEAVKAASLKRLLVVGGAGSLFVAPGLQLVDTPEFPAEWKEGALGAREALRQLQAETSLDWTFLSPAILLEPGERTGAYRVGADEPLSTGEGPGRISAADLAVAILDEIERPQHLRKRFTVAY; translated from the coding sequence ATGAACATCGCCCTGATCGGCGCCACCGGCTTCGTCGGCACCCAGGTCCTCGAAGAGGCCCTGAGGCGCGGCCACCGGGTGACGGCCATCGTCCGCCACCCCGAGAAGCTCCCCCGGCACGCCAACCTGACGCCCACGGCGGTCGACGTCTTCGACGCGCAGGCGCTCGCCAAGGCGCTCGAGGGGACCGAGGCGGTCGTCAGCGCCTTCAACCCCGGCTGGGGCACCCCCGACATCCAGGCGCGCTTCATCGCGGGCTCCAGGGCGATCACCGAGGCGGTGAAGGCCGCCTCCCTTAAGCGCCTGCTGGTCGTGGGAGGGGCGGGGAGCCTCTTCGTGGCGCCCGGGCTTCAGCTCGTCGACACCCCGGAGTTCCCGGCCGAGTGGAAGGAGGGGGCGCTCGGGGCGCGCGAGGCGCTGCGCCAGCTCCAGGCAGAGACCTCGCTCGACTGGACCTTCCTCTCGCCCGCGATCCTGCTGGAGCCGGGCGAGCGCACCGGCGCCTACCGGGTGGGCGCCGACGAGCCCCTCTCGACCGGCGAGGGGCCGGGCCGGATCTCCGCGGCGGACCTCGCGGTGGCCATCCTCGACGAGATCGAGCGCCCGCAGCACCTGCGCAAGCGCTTCACCGTCGCCTACTAA
- a CDS encoding Rrf2 family transcriptional regulator: MSFSSRFAVAVHILTLLQQSGGEPITSDYLAGSVNTNPAVVRRILSLLAQAGLTTSRLGAGGGALLARPAEAITLLEVYRAVEDGHLFAMHHETPNPLCMVGRNIQGALERTIDDAQRALEAELAGKTIAGVLGEVLAREQAGAAGG; the protein is encoded by the coding sequence ATGTCCTTCAGCAGCCGCTTCGCCGTGGCCGTCCACATCCTGACCCTGCTCCAGCAGAGCGGGGGCGAGCCCATCACCTCCGATTACCTCGCCGGGAGCGTGAACACCAACCCGGCGGTGGTGCGGAGGATCCTGTCCCTGCTCGCGCAGGCGGGGCTCACCACCTCGCGCCTCGGGGCGGGCGGCGGCGCGCTCCTGGCGCGGCCGGCCGAGGCCATCACCCTGCTCGAGGTCTACCGGGCCGTGGAGGACGGGCACCTGTTCGCCATGCACCACGAGACCCCCAACCCGCTTTGCATGGTGGGCCGGAACATCCAGGGGGCCCTGGAGCGGACGATCGACGACGCGCAGCGCGCCCTCGAGGCGGAGCTTGCGGGAAAGACGATCGCCGGCGTGCTCGGCGAGGTCCTGGCGCGTGAGCAGGCCGGGGCCGCCGGAGGCTAG
- a CDS encoding DUF72 domain-containing protein, with the protein MAGRCRIGTSGWAYPHWRGRFYPGALAPGSWLEYYARHFDTVEINRTFYRLPTPEAAAAWARAVPEGFCFAIKASRYLTHLKKLKDPAPALARLYAAIAPLGDKQGPVLYQLPPRWGFDPGRLEGFLAALPEGPCAVEFRDPSWYRPEAYRLLERFGVALCASSFPGLPMAWEVTGGIGYVRLHGTEVAYGDRYERKALTAIARRIRAMLRRGLDVYAYFDNDAEAFAVENARELRELLE; encoded by the coding sequence ATGGCCGGCCGATGCCGCATCGGGACCTCGGGCTGGGCCTACCCCCACTGGCGCGGGCGGTTCTACCCCGGTGCGCTCGCCCCCGGCTCCTGGCTCGAATACTACGCCCGCCACTTCGACACGGTCGAGATCAACCGCACCTTCTACCGCCTGCCCACCCCGGAGGCCGCGGCGGCCTGGGCCCGGGCCGTCCCGGAGGGCTTCTGCTTCGCCATCAAGGCGAGTCGCTACCTGACCCACCTCAAGAAGCTGAAGGATCCCGCCCCCGCGCTCGCGCGCCTGTACGCTGCGATCGCCCCGCTCGGCGACAAGCAGGGCCCCGTGCTTTACCAGCTGCCGCCCCGCTGGGGCTTCGACCCCGGGCGCCTCGAAGGTTTCCTGGCCGCGCTCCCGGAAGGGCCCTGCGCCGTGGAGTTCCGCGATCCGAGCTGGTACCGGCCCGAGGCCTACCGGCTGCTCGAACGATTCGGCGTGGCCCTTTGCGCCTCGAGCTTCCCCGGCCTGCCCATGGCCTGGGAGGTGACGGGCGGCATCGGCTACGTGCGGCTCCACGGCACGGAAGTGGCCTACGGCGATCGCTACGAACGAAAGGCGCTTACGGCCATCGCCCGGCGCATCCGCGCCATGCTGCGCAGGGGCCTCGACGTCTACGCCTACTTCGACAACGACGCCGAGGCCTTCGCCGTGGAGAACGCCCGCGAGCTGCGCGAGCTGCTGGAGTAG